The Aerosakkonema funiforme FACHB-1375 genome includes a window with the following:
- the ftsH3 gene encoding ATP-dependent zinc metalloprotease FtsH3: protein MNKQWRNAGLYALLALVVVALATAFFDNKQPQRETWRYSEFLQKVESKQVGKVSISADRSTARVQAANGNKVIVNLPNDPELFNFLTKNNVDITVLPPSDDAFWLRALSSLFFPILLLVGLFFLLRRAQNGPGSQAMNFGKSKARVQMEPQTQVTFGDVAGIDQAKLELNEVVDFLKNADRFTAIGAKIPKGVLLVGPPGTGKTLLARAVAGEAGVPFFSISGSEFVEMFVGVGASRVRDLFEQAKANAPCIVFIDEIDAVGRQRGAGLGGGNDEREQTLNQLLTEMDGFEGNTGIIIIAATNRPDVLDAALLRPGRFDRQVVVDRPDFAGRLEILKVHARGKTLAQDVDLEKIARRSPGFTGADLSNLLNEAAILAARRNLTEISMDEVNDAIDRVLAGPEKKDRVISEKRKAVVAYHEAGHAVVGALMPDFDPVQKISIIPRGQAGGITWFTPSEDRLDSGLLSRSYLQNRMAMLLGGRVAEEIVFGDEEVTTGASSDLQQVARVARQMVMRFGMSDRVGQVALGRQQGNMFLGRDIMAERDFSEETAATVDDEVRCLVDRAYQRAKDVLTNNRHVLNELAAMLIEKETVDAEELQELLANSDVRMAAIA, encoded by the coding sequence GTGAATAAACAATGGAGAAATGCAGGGCTGTACGCACTATTAGCCCTAGTTGTGGTAGCATTGGCCACCGCATTTTTTGACAACAAGCAACCCCAGCGAGAGACTTGGCGTTACAGTGAGTTCCTCCAAAAAGTCGAAAGCAAACAAGTAGGGAAAGTCAGTATTAGTGCCGATCGGTCTACGGCCCGCGTCCAAGCCGCAAACGGCAACAAGGTCATAGTCAATCTTCCGAATGACCCGGAACTGTTCAACTTTCTGACTAAAAACAACGTTGATATAACAGTATTACCTCCGAGCGACGACGCCTTCTGGCTGAGGGCTTTGAGCAGTTTATTCTTCCCAATCCTGCTATTAGTGGGATTATTCTTTTTGTTGCGCCGCGCCCAGAATGGCCCGGGTTCCCAGGCAATGAACTTTGGCAAATCGAAAGCCAGAGTGCAAATGGAACCGCAAACGCAAGTCACCTTTGGGGATGTGGCGGGTATCGACCAAGCCAAACTGGAACTCAACGAAGTAGTTGACTTTCTTAAAAACGCCGATCGCTTCACCGCTATTGGAGCTAAAATTCCCAAAGGCGTATTGCTAGTTGGGCCTCCGGGTACAGGTAAAACACTGCTAGCCCGTGCTGTAGCTGGTGAAGCAGGAGTTCCCTTCTTCTCGATTTCCGGTTCCGAGTTTGTCGAAATGTTCGTGGGTGTCGGTGCTTCTCGCGTCCGCGACTTGTTTGAACAAGCGAAAGCCAATGCGCCCTGCATCGTCTTCATTGATGAAATTGATGCTGTCGGTCGTCAGCGCGGTGCCGGTTTGGGCGGCGGTAACGACGAACGGGAACAAACCCTCAACCAGTTGCTGACGGAGATGGATGGTTTTGAGGGCAATACCGGCATCATTATTATTGCAGCAACAAACCGTCCCGATGTACTGGATGCGGCACTGCTGCGTCCGGGTCGTTTTGACAGACAAGTGGTGGTAGACAGACCGGACTTTGCCGGACGTTTGGAAATTCTCAAAGTTCACGCACGCGGTAAGACTTTGGCGCAAGATGTGGATTTAGAAAAGATTGCGCGTCGGAGTCCCGGTTTTACTGGTGCGGACTTGTCCAATTTGCTCAACGAAGCGGCTATTTTGGCAGCGCGTCGCAATTTGACGGAAATCTCGATGGATGAAGTCAACGATGCGATCGATCGCGTGTTGGCTGGCCCAGAGAAGAAAGACCGGGTGATCAGCGAGAAGCGCAAAGCTGTGGTAGCATATCACGAAGCCGGACACGCAGTTGTCGGTGCTTTAATGCCGGACTTTGACCCAGTGCAAAAGATCAGCATTATCCCTCGCGGTCAAGCTGGCGGTATTACTTGGTTTACACCTAGCGAAGACCGTTTGGATTCCGGTTTGTTGAGTCGTTCTTATCTGCAAAACCGGATGGCGATGCTGTTAGGCGGTCGAGTTGCAGAAGAAATTGTCTTCGGCGATGAAGAAGTGACGACCGGTGCTTCTAGCGACTTGCAGCAAGTAGCGCGGGTGGCGCGTCAGATGGTGATGCGATTTGGGATGAGCGATCGCGTCGGACAAGTTGCTTTGGGTCGTCAGCAAGGTAATATGTTCTTGGGTCGCGATATCATGGCAGAACGCGATTTCTCAGAAGAAACTGCGGCTACTGTTGATGATGAAGTGCGCTGTCTTGTGGATCGAGCTTATCAGCGGGCGAAAGATGTTTTGACAAATAATCGCCATGTACTGAATGAGTTAGCAGCTATGCTGATTGAGAAGGAAACTGTGGACGCCGAAGAACTGCAAGAGTTATTGGCGAATAGCGATGTGCGGATGGCGGCGATCGCTTAA
- a CDS encoding aminotransferase class IV yields the protein MYWYSGKLIESSKIEVGIDDPGLLYGASVFTTLRVYDRSLDSGKTNWGGHCDRIRCSLARFGWQMPDWERVRQGAETLKADFPVLRIAIFPDGREWIVGRQLPEDLTDRQQSGVVAWLAEASQYRRSLAEHKTGNYLSAWLALREAQQYGAKEAILLDSSGNWLETSTGNLWGWRDGRWWTPPLEAGILAGLMRSQLIAGLKSQNEVVEEKPWSADLVAGFEAIAYSNSVVEVVPIHKIIKKEGESGRGGEQGKLTDAPCPIPHALSSSHICFQKLRESITDRLPFSQIG from the coding sequence ATGTACTGGTATAGTGGCAAGCTAATTGAAAGCAGCAAGATCGAAGTAGGGATAGACGATCCGGGGTTACTTTACGGAGCGAGTGTGTTCACGACGCTACGGGTGTACGATCGCTCATTGGATAGTGGCAAGACAAATTGGGGGGGACACTGCGATCGCATTCGTTGCAGTTTGGCAAGATTTGGTTGGCAGATGCCAGACTGGGAAAGAGTTAGGCAAGGTGCAGAGACTTTGAAAGCCGACTTTCCAGTATTGAGAATCGCCATATTTCCGGATGGACGAGAATGGATTGTAGGAAGACAATTACCAGAGGATTTGACCGATCGCCAACAGTCGGGTGTAGTAGCTTGGCTAGCAGAAGCGTCCCAATATCGCCGTTCCTTAGCAGAACACAAAACAGGTAACTACCTGTCGGCTTGGCTGGCATTGAGAGAAGCGCAACAATACGGAGCTAAAGAAGCGATTTTGCTAGATTCATCGGGAAATTGGTTAGAAACCAGCACAGGAAACCTTTGGGGCTGGCGAGACGGCAGATGGTGGACACCGCCCCTGGAAGCGGGAATTTTAGCAGGACTGATGAGATCGCAACTAATTGCCGGACTGAAAAGTCAAAATGAGGTAGTAGAGGAAAAACCTTGGAGCGCGGATCTAGTGGCAGGTTTTGAAGCGATCGCCTACAGCAACAGCGTTGTAGAAGTCGTTCCCATCCACAAGATTATCAAGAAAGAGGGGGAAAGCGGGAGAGGGGGAGAGCAGGGGAAATTGACCGATGCCCCATGCCCCATTCCCCATGCCCTATCCTCTTCTCATATTTGCTTCCAGAAACTGAGAGAATCCATAACCGATCGGTTGCCATTTTCTCAGATAGGTTAA
- a CDS encoding dihydrolipoyl dehydrogenase family protein, whose translation MVDYDVVAIGGSPAGLYTAVAATYLKARVALVASPLLGSTWSESGSKCSKAFTQVGRVAHQIREAPSFGVFWDSGPESVGMGVGVRFAEALKWAKGVVSALDEQHSPAVLASLGVDVIFGEGEFCRKPHFAFVVNGQPLRSRTYAIATGSRSVIPDIDGLQSTGYLTPDTIWQQTNTNLPKSLIFIGGDPVGIELAQTFARLGSRVTVVVNSPHILTKEDPEAARLIQAQLEAEGVRVLTGHPVTQVKWIDDQKWIQAGDRAIEADEIVVTVGQQPNVDSLNLEGVGVKFDRHGIRVNQMLQTTNHRIYACGDVLGGYRFAHVANYEARIALKNMLFFPFFKVDYRHIPWAIFSDPELARVGLTEEQAKRRYGDDDVFVLRRFFKAVDKAQMRGETTGFCKILVLKSGEILGVHLVGPQASELIHVFSLAMQERIKIKAIANLSSIFPSLSEINSQTAADWGNLRLDRNSSMQDFLENFFNFRRSWSR comes from the coding sequence ATGGTTGACTACGATGTCGTTGCGATCGGAGGCAGTCCGGCTGGACTTTATACCGCCGTCGCAGCAACTTACCTCAAAGCCCGCGTTGCCTTGGTAGCATCTCCGCTACTCGGTTCCACTTGGTCTGAGTCTGGCTCTAAATGCAGCAAAGCTTTTACCCAGGTGGGACGGGTTGCCCATCAAATCCGGGAAGCGCCATCTTTTGGTGTGTTTTGGGATTCAGGCCCAGAGTCTGTAGGTATGGGTGTAGGAGTACGATTTGCGGAGGCTTTGAAGTGGGCTAAAGGTGTGGTCTCCGCTCTGGACGAACAGCATTCCCCTGCTGTTCTCGCTTCTCTGGGTGTAGATGTCATTTTTGGCGAAGGTGAGTTCTGCCGCAAACCACATTTTGCCTTTGTTGTCAACGGTCAGCCTTTGCGATCGCGCACTTATGCGATCGCGACTGGCTCTCGTTCTGTCATTCCAGATATTGACGGGCTGCAAAGCACTGGTTACCTTACGCCCGATACTATCTGGCAGCAGACAAATACTAACTTGCCCAAAAGCTTGATTTTTATCGGTGGCGACCCGGTGGGGATAGAACTGGCTCAAACCTTTGCCCGTTTGGGCTCTCGCGTGACGGTGGTGGTCAACAGTCCTCATATCTTAACTAAGGAAGACCCGGAAGCCGCACGTTTGATTCAAGCACAGTTGGAAGCTGAGGGCGTCCGCGTTCTGACGGGACATCCGGTGACTCAGGTAAAATGGATTGACGATCAAAAGTGGATTCAAGCGGGCGATCGGGCGATCGAAGCTGATGAAATTGTTGTTACTGTCGGTCAGCAGCCAAATGTCGATTCTTTAAACCTCGAAGGTGTTGGTGTCAAGTTCGATCGCCACGGCATTCGCGTTAACCAAATGTTACAAACTACCAATCACCGCATCTATGCTTGCGGTGATGTTTTGGGCGGTTACCGTTTTGCTCACGTAGCCAATTACGAAGCGCGTATCGCTCTTAAAAATATGTTGTTCTTCCCTTTTTTCAAGGTTGATTACCGCCATATTCCTTGGGCTATCTTTTCCGATCCGGAACTAGCACGGGTAGGTTTGACGGAAGAACAAGCCAAACGCCGCTACGGTGATGATGATGTCTTTGTGTTACGCCGCTTTTTTAAGGCTGTGGATAAGGCGCAGATGCGCGGTGAAACTACTGGTTTTTGCAAAATTCTGGTTCTTAAGAGTGGTGAAATTTTGGGTGTGCATTTGGTTGGCCCACAAGCTAGTGAGTTGATTCACGTTTTTTCTCTGGCTATGCAGGAACGGATTAAGATTAAGGCGATCGCCAATCTCTCTTCTATCTTTCCCTCTCTCTCTGAAATCAACTCTCAAACTGCTGCTGACTGGGGTAATCTCCGCCTCGATCGCAATTCTTCTATGCAAGACTTTCTCGAAAACTTCTTCAATTTCCGTCGCTCTTGGTCTCGTTAG
- the cobD gene encoding threonine-phosphate decarboxylase CobD, producing the protein MNRPLHGGNIAWAAALAGCSPTAIVDFSASINPLGPPESALAAIQANLSYLAAYPDPDYQQLRACLSEVHNLPSDWILPGNGSAELLTWACWDLSKFQKTYLVTPAFGDYLRALKAFGASVVECPLADGDWGMGDRGWQQKFPIPNSQFPIPNSQQGLLLNNPHNPTGQLFLRETIVPLLEQFALVVVDEAFMDFLPPDRQESLIPLVQEYSNLVILRSLTKFYSLPGLRLGYAIAHPSRLRCWQQWRDPWPVNVLAAAAAEAVVKDRVFQQQTWNWLEKARTQLFEGVDRLAGLHPYPSAANFLLVQSSLPSTRVQEKLLKHSQILIRDCKSFPELGDRYFRVAVRSLADNQRLIDGLREILTDEVGENFRF; encoded by the coding sequence TTGAATCGACCGCTGCATGGGGGGAATATCGCTTGGGCAGCCGCGCTGGCAGGCTGTTCCCCTACTGCTATTGTTGATTTCTCGGCTAGTATCAACCCCTTGGGGCCACCCGAATCGGCTCTCGCAGCGATTCAAGCGAACTTGAGCTATCTAGCAGCCTATCCAGACCCCGACTATCAGCAGTTGCGGGCGTGTCTGTCAGAGGTACATAACTTACCATCTGACTGGATACTGCCCGGTAACGGTTCTGCCGAACTGCTGACTTGGGCGTGCTGGGATTTGTCTAAATTCCAGAAAACTTATCTGGTAACGCCTGCTTTTGGCGACTATTTGCGGGCTCTAAAGGCTTTTGGCGCGTCGGTAGTGGAGTGCCCTTTAGCAGATGGGGACTGGGGAATGGGGGATAGGGGATGGCAGCAGAAGTTTCCAATTCCCAATTCCCAATTCCCGATTCCTAATTCCCAACAAGGTTTGCTGTTGAATAACCCTCACAATCCTACAGGTCAGCTGTTTTTAAGGGAGACTATTGTGCCACTACTGGAGCAATTTGCTTTGGTAGTTGTGGATGAAGCGTTTATGGATTTTCTGCCTCCCGATCGTCAGGAAAGTCTGATCCCGTTGGTGCAGGAATACTCGAATTTGGTCATCCTGCGAAGTCTCACCAAGTTCTACAGCTTGCCTGGTTTGCGACTCGGTTATGCGATCGCTCATCCCTCTAGACTGCGATGCTGGCAGCAGTGGCGCGACCCTTGGCCGGTGAACGTTTTAGCCGCCGCTGCGGCAGAAGCTGTCGTCAAGGATAGGGTGTTTCAGCAGCAAACTTGGAACTGGCTTGAGAAAGCTCGCACTCAGCTGTTTGAAGGCGTCGATCGGCTAGCTGGGTTGCATCCTTACCCCAGCGCTGCTAACTTCTTGCTGGTGCAGTCGTCTTTGCCCAGTACGCGGGTGCAGGAAAAGTTACTCAAACACAGTCAGATTCTCATTCGCGACTGCAAGAGTTTTCCGGAACTGGGCGATCGCTACTTCCGGGTAGCGGTTCGCTCTCTTGCTGATAACCAACGCCTGATCGATGGGTTGAGAGAAATCCTTACCGACGAAGTTGGGGAGAATTTCAGATTTTAG
- a CDS encoding HU family DNA-binding protein, translated as MNKGELVDVVAEKANVTKKQADAVLTAALEAIVEAVSSGDKVTLVGFGSFEPRERKAREGRNPKTGDKMEIPATKVPAFSPGKLFKEKVAPQN; from the coding sequence ATGAACAAAGGCGAATTAGTCGATGTCGTAGCTGAAAAGGCTAATGTGACTAAAAAACAAGCGGATGCTGTCCTCACAGCTGCTTTGGAAGCAATTGTGGAAGCGGTGTCCTCTGGTGATAAAGTAACGCTGGTGGGTTTTGGCTCTTTTGAGCCTCGCGAACGCAAGGCTCGCGAAGGCCGAAATCCCAAAACTGGGGATAAAATGGAAATTCCAGCGACTAAGGTGCCTGCCTTTTCTCCTGGCAAGCTGTTTAAGGAAAAAGTCGCGCCACAGAACTGA
- a CDS encoding AMIN domain-containing protein — MKQHQGIAGVIIGGGALLLASQPVWAAATQVTGVRLKPTDKGVQLVLETQEGDRPQIFTVPRRNAFVVDITNAQLRLREGNNFRQQNPTPGIASVAVTQLDANSIRVTVTGIDSAPTGQVASREAQAITLNFNTAGASVAASPGAPTATRPTTTPTLNSTPTAQTPAAPAPAAPAPAAQTPDILVPNPQITYEGGPAPAAGTIQPASPAPPFLPRAVAPPVGDIAVSEVDPTASVIDLGTPERIPRLLLRDAPIREVLSLLSRAANRNIVFVTPQTGAGAQGQTQQGQPGQTPGATPSLDGTISLDIENEPLQDVFNTVLRITGLQANVRGNTVFVGSSLPEAAANIVVRSLRLNQVAVTDAANFLTAQGAETQLPITRVQIQTIGEGAAARTVEIREPDIKVLRAQRGNGPLILSGLSILADQRLNAITLVGDPRKVEIASAFLSQLDARRRQVAVNVKIVDINLDNTDTAGTSFSFGLGKSFFTFDQGAAVVNFGDTRPATAGEATGSLFSAPVIQSPFTGNGAFLDAQQNAPFSRSTGAPTSPTTTLFQGLLPRAPFGTDINPLQPGVSTISGNQITYALPQLFQFPTRFLSQLRAQIVSGNAKILTDPTLVIQEGETARVNLGQEVITNQSVQQQTTGNTTSFTVSTEKGTVGLTLQIQVNRIDDNGFITLNVNPSVTAPSSTSIIGPGSLAGGVTISLLSRRDLVSGQVRLRDGQTLILSGIIQDQDRTSVSKVPILGDIPILGALFRRTNRTNTRAEVIVMLTPQILDDSANSPFGYRYRPGPEVQQMLQRGGFTPPGSNR, encoded by the coding sequence GTGAAACAGCATCAAGGAATAGCCGGAGTAATAATCGGGGGAGGAGCGCTTCTCCTTGCCAGCCAGCCAGTATGGGCAGCGGCAACCCAAGTGACGGGAGTGCGACTAAAACCAACAGATAAGGGCGTTCAACTCGTTCTGGAGACCCAAGAAGGCGATCGGCCCCAAATATTCACAGTGCCTCGCCGCAACGCCTTCGTGGTAGACATCACCAACGCGCAACTGCGCCTAAGAGAAGGCAACAATTTCAGGCAGCAAAACCCCACCCCAGGCATCGCTTCCGTTGCAGTCACCCAATTAGATGCCAACAGCATCCGGGTCACCGTCACCGGGATCGACAGCGCTCCCACAGGACAAGTTGCCAGTAGGGAAGCTCAAGCCATCACCCTCAACTTCAACACTGCTGGGGCTTCCGTAGCAGCTTCTCCAGGAGCCCCCACAGCAACCCGACCCACCACCACTCCTACCTTAAACTCAACACCAACAGCACAAACTCCAGCAGCGCCAGCTCCAGCAGCGCCAGCTCCAGCCGCACAAACCCCAGATATTTTAGTTCCCAACCCACAAATTACCTATGAAGGCGGGCCGGCACCAGCAGCCGGTACAATCCAACCTGCTAGCCCCGCCCCACCATTCTTGCCCAGAGCAGTTGCGCCACCAGTAGGAGACATAGCGGTTTCGGAAGTCGATCCCACCGCTAGCGTCATCGATCTCGGCACGCCCGAACGCATTCCCCGCCTACTGCTGCGGGATGCTCCCATCCGAGAGGTTTTATCGCTGCTCTCCCGCGCCGCTAACCGTAACATCGTATTTGTAACCCCGCAAACAGGCGCTGGAGCCCAAGGACAAACTCAACAAGGCCAGCCCGGACAAACTCCGGGAGCTACCCCCTCCCTAGATGGCACTATTTCCTTAGATATTGAAAATGAACCTCTGCAAGATGTGTTCAACACCGTTTTGCGAATTACCGGTTTGCAAGCTAACGTTCGCGGCAACACCGTCTTTGTAGGGTCAAGCTTACCAGAAGCAGCCGCCAATATTGTGGTGCGGAGCCTGCGACTCAATCAAGTCGCCGTCACCGATGCGGCGAACTTTTTAACCGCCCAAGGAGCAGAAACGCAGCTGCCAATTACTCGCGTCCAAATCCAAACTATTGGAGAAGGGGCAGCTGCCAGAACAGTCGAAATTAGAGAACCCGACATTAAGGTACTCAGAGCCCAAAGAGGAAATGGCCCCCTGATCCTTTCCGGTTTGTCCATCCTTGCCGACCAGCGTCTCAACGCTATTACCCTGGTCGGTGACCCCCGTAAGGTCGAAATCGCTTCGGCGTTTTTGTCGCAGCTCGATGCTCGCCGTCGCCAAGTAGCAGTGAATGTCAAGATTGTCGATATCAACTTAGACAACACGGATACGGCTGGTACCAGTTTCTCTTTCGGACTGGGTAAAAGCTTTTTTACATTTGACCAAGGAGCAGCAGTCGTTAATTTTGGCGATACCAGACCGGCTACGGCGGGAGAAGCGACTGGTAGTCTGTTCAGTGCTCCTGTCATTCAAAGTCCCTTTACTGGCAACGGTGCTTTCTTAGATGCTCAGCAAAACGCTCCCTTTAGCCGCAGCACAGGAGCTCCAACATCACCTACGACCACTCTTTTTCAAGGTCTTTTACCCCGCGCTCCTTTTGGTACAGATATCAACCCTTTGCAACCGGGTGTTAGTACTATATCGGGTAACCAAATTACATACGCGCTGCCACAGCTGTTCCAGTTCCCCACCCGATTCTTATCACAACTGCGGGCTCAGATTGTCAGTGGCAACGCCAAGATTTTGACCGATCCGACTTTGGTGATCCAAGAAGGAGAAACTGCCAGAGTCAACTTAGGCCAAGAAGTGATCACAAATCAATCTGTCCAACAGCAAACCACTGGTAACACTACGAGTTTTACGGTAAGTACAGAAAAAGGAACTGTTGGTCTAACCCTTCAGATCCAGGTCAATCGCATTGACGATAACGGCTTCATTACTCTGAATGTGAATCCGAGCGTAACAGCACCCAGCAGCACCTCAATTATCGGTCCTGGCTCACTCGCAGGTGGTGTCACAATTTCGTTGCTCTCCAGAAGGGATTTGGTATCTGGACAAGTTCGTCTGCGAGATGGTCAGACGCTGATTCTGTCGGGCATTATTCAGGATCAAGACCGAACATCCGTCAGCAAAGTGCCTATCTTAGGTGATATTCCTATCCTTGGTGCCCTGTTTAGACGCACAAATAGAACAAATACGCGAGCTGAGGTGATCGTGATGTTGACACCTCAAATTCTCGATGACTCGGCTAATTCACCGTTTGGCTACCGATACAGGCCAGGGCCAGAAGTGCAGCAAATGCTACAGCGGGGCGGTTTTACTCCTCCCGGTAGCAATCGGTAG
- a CDS encoding pilus assembly protein PilO, with translation MTVAENFPGQGSGDADSSSPSVFGIQLTPPVIGALVAVLGLAGAGFLTFQLVMPKLEEYNTKKAEIQTKEEKKKNLEKIKEEVKAAEVKVADAERQKAGVTALFANPKSLNTLLFDLNKSIDARNSNLPEDRIKARLTKFEPDPTSSGIVYDSSFGAQINGKIYRQVYNVQVEGTFDQIRLFLIDLERQKSLSVVKELKSTLAETTQRIAVDQQDGKIVPIGNPETKISTSFKLQVLRPLTPEEQKSVAPAPATSGASPSPAPTK, from the coding sequence ATGACAGTCGCTGAAAATTTTCCCGGTCAAGGCTCAGGGGATGCCGACTCTAGTTCTCCCAGTGTATTTGGGATTCAGTTGACGCCGCCTGTAATTGGCGCTCTCGTTGCCGTTCTCGGTTTGGCGGGAGCGGGTTTCCTCACCTTTCAGTTAGTCATGCCAAAGTTGGAAGAGTACAACACGAAAAAAGCAGAAATTCAAACAAAAGAGGAAAAAAAGAAAAACCTAGAAAAAATCAAAGAAGAGGTCAAAGCGGCAGAAGTAAAAGTGGCAGATGCGGAACGTCAAAAAGCAGGCGTAACAGCTCTGTTTGCCAATCCTAAAAGCTTAAACACCCTGCTGTTCGATCTCAACAAAAGCATTGATGCGAGAAATAGCAATCTACCAGAAGACAGAATCAAGGCAAGGTTGACAAAATTTGAGCCAGACCCCACGTCTTCCGGTATAGTCTATGACAGTTCTTTCGGAGCGCAGATTAACGGTAAAATATACCGTCAGGTCTACAACGTGCAGGTGGAAGGAACCTTCGATCAGATTAGGTTATTTCTGATCGACTTGGAGCGCCAGAAGTCTCTCTCTGTCGTTAAAGAATTGAAGAGTACATTAGCAGAAACAACTCAAAGAATAGCAGTTGACCAGCAAGATGGCAAAATAGTGCCGATCGGCAATCCGGAAACCAAAATCAGCACATCTTTTAAACTGCAAGTACTCAGACCTCTTACTCCAGAGGAACAAAAATCGGTAGCACCAGCGCCAGCAACATCGGGGGCATCACCGTCACCAGCGCCAACCAAATAA
- a CDS encoding PilN domain-containing protein, protein MYSLEVNFLKDREGILPPPPGGGGPTRPPVPVNQKMLMFAGVAVGILLPLAAGGAWLFLDNQIQQLISRGATLDQELGGLQAQEKQRDELLAKFGQIQSETKDLATVFDQMKPWSAILQDVRDRLPPGVQVTTITQTKAPPPTAPAAPPQGTPAQPAATPPTTDRIELVGVANSFSNVNDLVLTLQKSSFFKDTDTKLISAALIDNPIQLYVPPSQTGSTASFQPPKLPKVVQFKIETYQSEKPATEMLKELETKGALGLVTRVENLQQQGVLKK, encoded by the coding sequence ATGTACAGTCTTGAAGTTAATTTTCTTAAAGATCGCGAAGGTATTCTACCACCACCACCAGGTGGTGGTGGTCCGACGAGACCACCAGTACCCGTCAACCAAAAAATGCTGATGTTTGCGGGGGTAGCGGTAGGTATCCTTTTGCCACTGGCAGCAGGCGGTGCGTGGTTATTTTTAGATAACCAAATACAACAGCTCATATCAAGAGGAGCAACTCTGGATCAAGAGTTAGGCGGATTGCAGGCACAAGAGAAGCAGAGAGACGAACTGTTGGCTAAATTTGGTCAGATCCAGTCTGAAACGAAAGATTTAGCTACGGTATTCGATCAAATGAAGCCTTGGTCTGCCATACTCCAGGATGTTCGCGATCGACTGCCACCAGGAGTACAAGTTACAACTATTACACAAACCAAAGCCCCACCTCCCACAGCCCCAGCAGCTCCCCCGCAGGGTACCCCTGCCCAGCCTGCTGCAACCCCACCAACCACAGACAGAATTGAGCTTGTTGGTGTCGCCAACTCGTTCAGCAATGTGAACGATTTAGTACTGACACTTCAAAAATCCTCATTTTTTAAAGATACAGACACAAAGCTCATCTCCGCTGCATTGATCGACAATCCCATCCAGCTATACGTGCCCCCATCTCAGACAGGCTCTACCGCTAGTTTTCAGCCGCCAAAACTACCAAAAGTAGTGCAATTCAAAATCGAAACTTACCAAAGCGAAAAGCCAGCAACTGAAATGCTCAAAGAGCTGGAAACTAAAGGTGCATTGGGACTGGTAACTCGCGTCGAAAACCTTCAACAACAAGGAGTCCTGAAAAAATGA
- the pilM gene encoding type IV pilus assembly protein PilM, which translates to MVNALKNLFSKRKPGIGIELAPERINIAQLRKQGQGFKLVTLHSVEVPEGVFQEGQILDPPTMAELIQTALADKKIKATRVATAIPGAAGAIVRIIPVPAELDERELRDMVLNHEASLYLPFPREEADVDYQKLGFFTDEDGIEKVQVLLAAVREDVTNTYIETFKQAGLQLDVLEINSFALIRTIREQLRQFSSQEAAVLVNIEFESTEIAIIVDGVPQFSRTVAIGMFQIQSALSRAMNLPASRNTDLLKGMTIPTAPVDAVRSGSTGLNPGMAAMMRVLGELADELRRSIDFYLNQSNNLEVAQLLLAGPGGGIGQLDEFFTSRLSLPTTQVDPVAALSLEVSEEIPAVQRPGLGVVLGLGLREV; encoded by the coding sequence GTGGTTAACGCCCTCAAGAATCTATTTTCCAAGCGCAAACCAGGAATTGGAATCGAATTAGCGCCAGAACGGATAAATATAGCCCAACTGCGTAAGCAAGGCCAGGGCTTTAAATTAGTAACTTTGCACTCGGTAGAAGTTCCGGAAGGAGTCTTTCAAGAAGGACAGATTCTCGACCCACCGACAATGGCCGAACTCATCCAAACAGCGCTAGCGGATAAAAAAATTAAAGCCACTCGCGTTGCCACAGCCATACCGGGAGCTGCTGGAGCGATCGTCAGGATTATACCCGTTCCCGCCGAGCTTGATGAGCGAGAACTCCGAGATATGGTACTCAATCACGAAGCCAGCCTGTACTTACCATTTCCTCGCGAAGAAGCCGATGTCGATTATCAGAAACTGGGTTTCTTCACGGATGAGGATGGCATAGAAAAAGTGCAGGTGCTGCTAGCCGCCGTCCGCGAAGACGTAACCAATACTTATATCGAAACGTTCAAGCAAGCTGGATTGCAGTTAGACGTACTGGAGATTAATAGTTTTGCCCTGATTCGGACAATTCGAGAGCAACTGCGGCAATTTTCTTCCCAAGAAGCCGCTGTGCTAGTAAACATCGAATTTGAGAGTACCGAAATAGCGATTATTGTGGATGGTGTGCCCCAATTTTCCCGCACCGTTGCGATCGGGATGTTCCAAATTCAGAGTGCCCTCAGCCGTGCGATGAATTTACCCGCTTCTCGCAACACCGACTTGCTCAAAGGGATGACAATTCCTACAGCCCCAGTGGATGCGGTGCGGAGCGGCTCAACTGGACTCAATCCGGGAATGGCTGCGATGATGAGAGTTTTGGGCGAACTAGCCGACGAACTGCGCCGCTCGATCGACTTTTATCTCAATCAAAGCAACAATCTAGAAGTAGCCCAGTTACTGCTGGCAGGTCCCGGCGGTGGAATTGGACAGCTCGATGAATTTTTCACATCGCGGTTAAGCTTGCCTACAACGCAAGTAGACCCGGTGGCGGCTTTATCCCTAGAAGTAAGCGAAGAAATACCCGCAGTGCAGCGACCGGGATTGGGAGTTGTACTCGGTTTAGGATTACGAGAGGTTTAA